The DNA window AGGCAGCCATATATTTTCTTCTTTGAAGAGTTTCTTATATTTGAAAAGAAGCAAAGCAATCGTAACAATAACCAAAAGTGTAATCACAATTCCCCATCCAATAGGTTGATTAATCATGTTTGCGTCTTTTGCTACAAAAAAATCGCTAAACGAATACGGACGTGTTGCTGTTCCTCCTGTAGAACTAAACGCGCGAGGTAAATACGCAAGAATTTTCTTAACAGTAAAAAAGAACCCGCTATCAACTCCACCCGTCGTTGCTGCAATTGCAGCATTAGATACTTTTTCTTCCGTAATATAGAGACGCATCAAATCAGAAAAATTAGGCACCCACCATAATAAAGAGATGGCAAACCCTGCAAGAGCAGACCACAATAGTTTCCAAGGGAATTTTTTGGTTGCATACCACAATCCTGCGAAAAAGACGACACCAAGAAGAGCAATCTTGACAACCTGACGCGTATGTGTCAGAAAAATCGCTGCGGTAAGAAGTGATGCAACAACCCACCATTTCTGGTCCTCATGCCACATCACCATATAACAATAAACTAAGACCATGAAGAACAGAGGAATAAGTGTATGCGCCCAGATAAAATGGCTCAAATACGAAGGGATCATGGAAAGTACAAACGTCGAAGCTAACGCCACAGAGTCGCGGCTACTTAATCGTCGCACCATGAAATAAAAGAACAAAAAGCTTAACGAAATCAATAAACTATTAAAAAATTTCAACGTCCATTGTGCCTCTGGGCTAGTTTGATGCAGTACTGCCATTGTCATGACATAAGCAGGAGGATACGGATCAATATACGCAACAGGCCGAAAATAATCATATTCTAATGTTTTTTCTAACGCGACATACTTCATATCTTGAGCATACGTCCAAGGATCATCATCTTCTAAGAACGGATACGCGAAGCTACCTGAAACATATGTAAAGAGATTGAAGAAAAACAAGAGAAGCAATGCATACCCCATCCAATGTTGTTTGGAAAACAGAGATGAAAATTGAAAGGACTGCCAACCAGTCTTAATAGCATCTTTTCGTTTGTAAATGATGTAGGGAACACTACCCACACTCAAAAGCAAAAAGAGCCACCACACAATCGGCAAACGTACTGTGTGAATAAGTAACCCAACTATCACAAACACAGCCAAACCAATACCTAACCTCATCACCCAGCGTTCAAGAACCTGAGAACTTTCCTTGACACGAAGCCAAAACGTCGCGGACATACCAAAACAGTACATGTAGATGAAAAAGAGGATAATTGTAATAATGCTCATAACCAGAACACGTCAAAGTTCCCTTATAAAGATTATGGAGAAAGAACCAGTAGATCATGAGGTTTTATCATGATGTTTCAGTTAGTTTATAAAAGCCAGAATACCAGACTAAGTATGCTCAAATGCATTATCTTTGACTTTGATGGCGTACTCATGGATAATTATGAGAAACACTATGAATTATGTACTCAAAAATACAAGGGAATAACTCGTGAAGAGCACAAACAGCTCTTCGACGGTAATATTCATCTCCAACGAGAAAAATTAAAAAGTCGAGAAACAGATTTCGATTTGCACAATGCTATGGGGGAATATAAATCGAAAGCATCTATCTCCCCACACATAAAAAAAAATCTCCAAATCTTAGCGCAAAAATTCCAATTAGGCATTATTAGTTCAGCAAGAGAAGCTGGCTTGCAAGGATTTCTCAAGAATAATCAAATAGAAAAGCTCTTTACCTTTGTATACGGGTTTGAAACCCATAAGCTTAAAGGAGAGAAATTTAAACTGGTTTTTGACGAATATAAGCTTACACCAAGAGAGTGTATTTTTATTACTGACACATTAGGAGATATCCTTGAAGCAAAAAGTGTTAATATTCAAACTATTGCATTAGAATGTGGATATCACGAAAGAGAAAGACTTGAAAAAGGAAAACCATTAAAGATAGTCACCCATTTCGAAGAAATTGTAGCAGCTGTAAACGAAGTTTCAAAATTAAAACATTAAAGATACCATGGAACAAAACAAAAGATCTTTCATCATTCCTTTTTTTCTCATCGCTATCCTTCTCGCTGTCATCCTTCGCACTGCAACTATCTCACACGAATCGTTATGGGGTGACGAAGCTTGGACACTCAAGTTTGCCAGTGCCACACCCTCAGATCTCCTACATCAAACTCGTGAAGATGTTCACCCACCATTATACTTTCTTTTCATGCACTATTGGATGGAAATATTTGGCACGAGTGAAGTTGCACTGCGATTACCATCATTAATCTTTAGTCTAATCTCCATCTACTTATTTTACAGACTCAGCAAACGTCTTAACCTCAACCCTCTCCCTATCACTGCTTTATTTGCCCTCTCGTTAAGCGGTCTTGTCTATTCCCAAGAAACTCGCAGTTATGCTCTTATAGTATTATTAGTACTATGGATGATTCACTCTCTCATTAAACTTCGACAAGAAAACAAAGGACTGCTCGAACTTACTATTGCTAACACCCTCCTGCTCTACACCCATGTCTTTGGTTTAGTTGCAGTAATTATTGCTGCAGCCATACTTTTCTTTTCATTCCCCCGCAAAGAAGTTATCTCTTTGCCTATGGGAATTGCCTTCCTCCTGCCATTCGCACTCTTTTCCCCTTGGCTAATCCCCTTCATCAAACAGATCTATCTTTTCTTACCACTCTTATTAGAACGCCTAGCACTCAATAGCGAGGGACTAATCACTCCAGTGGTATTTTGGATTTGCGCAAGCATAGGAATGATC is part of the Candidatus Woesearchaeota archaeon genome and encodes:
- a CDS encoding glycosyltransferase family 39 protein — encoded protein: MSIITIILFFIYMYCFGMSATFWLRVKESSQVLERWVMRLGIGLAVFVIVGLLIHTVRLPIVWWLFLLLSVGSVPYIIYKRKDAIKTGWQSFQFSSLFSKQHWMGYALLLLFFFNLFTYVSGSFAYPFLEDDDPWTYAQDMKYVALEKTLEYDYFRPVAYIDPYPPAYVMTMAVLHQTSPEAQWTLKFFNSLLISLSFLFFYFMVRRLSSRDSVALASTFVLSMIPSYLSHFIWAHTLIPLFFMVLVYCYMVMWHEDQKWWVVASLLTAAIFLTHTRQVVKIALLGVVFFAGLWYATKKFPWKLLWSALAGFAISLLWWVPNFSDLMRLYITEEKVSNAAIAATTGGVDSGFFFTVKKILAYLPRAFSSTGGTATRPYSFSDFFVAKDANMINQPIGWGIVITLLVIVTIALLLFKYKKLFKEENIWLPIVLGWFVITFLIVNSATFDLPLGIEGFRTWMLLALPVCILAGYGMILLSEMFSSSKAVKLGIIVVLVVAIFGTAGYYKYVHNTSENWPPGGKWTSAEEILGYTWMKDNLPLNSDVFTYTVQNKVVIGFNMMSCVWCESYRAFHPHVLEETPTQVYYWLKENSYEYIAFGGMEMKYLSRTYGANMTAQKLDSTIKEFANSPARFAVAYQNPGFILFEVK
- a CDS encoding HAD family hydrolase — translated: MLKCIIFDFDGVLMDNYEKHYELCTQKYKGITREEHKQLFDGNIHLQREKLKSRETDFDLHNAMGEYKSKASISPHIKKNLQILAQKFQLGIISSAREAGLQGFLKNNQIEKLFTFVYGFETHKLKGEKFKLVFDEYKLTPRECIFITDTLGDILEAKSVNIQTIALECGYHERERLEKGKPLKIVTHFEEIVAAVNEVSKLKH
- a CDS encoding glycosyltransferase family 39 protein, producing MEQNKRSFIIPFFLIAILLAVILRTATISHESLWGDEAWTLKFASATPSDLLHQTREDVHPPLYFLFMHYWMEIFGTSEVALRLPSLIFSLISIYLFYRLSKRLNLNPLPITALFALSLSGLVYSQETRSYALIVLLVLWMIHSLIKLRQENKGLLELTIANTLLLYTHVFGLVAVIIAAAILFFSFPRKEVISLPMGIAFLLPFALFSPWLIPFIKQIYLFLPLLLERLALNSEGLITPVVFWICASIGMIITITLILYKLKKDSFSLLDYYQKAITFLQKHVLFLTAAWILFFSLTYHFFAATNPFVRYLLFLLPLIYLTLGKILHHKENLARVFIVFSFILLAINVTTIDRYDWKHATQYALGFNDQNTIYGFELAGSSYRLFEYYAHKQIPNIEQQMVKFRYIEIIKDEEGVNHEKEIRLPTDQINPYKRYVLIISKLDNGESSEYEAILEQTHLKTQSRDFEDIEIVVFEAKN